One window of the Trifolium pratense cultivar HEN17-A07 linkage group LG2, ARS_RC_1.1, whole genome shotgun sequence genome contains the following:
- the LOC123907249 gene encoding probable receptor-like protein kinase At1g49730 isoform X3, whose translation MFLYRFLSLLGLLHFLGMHLPLLMADCPLDFAASNFTLASTLCNNQGERGKCCRYINANIAISVARFANATSNLGVPLNTSAICLQTISQTLQLYGVPPVAAVFCGFGTKIRVNYECKGRTSVMQMLQSPRFVEVTKYCKLPLGKESRCKKCLNASIGYLHQLGIDDNITLSTCRDASFVALASQIDKMYTTDIASCFFGVQGLLGPTESSPSLPAPEASPSPLVSADSPSQLLLGLPSKGKHHSYHLTLVPCIAIAVTAVAFVMFIVLIVLIRQKRRELDEPDNVAKPHSKTLPPMPTWKFQEGSSSMFRKFNFKEIKKATEGFSTVIGQGGFGTVYKAHFSDGQVAAVKRMDRVSEQGEDDFCREIELLARLHHRHLVALRGFCINKQERFLLYEYMGNGSLKDHLHSPGKTPLSWRTRIQIVIDVANALEYLHFYCDPPLCHRDIKASNTLLDENFVAKIADFGLAQASKDGSICFEPVNTEIWGTPGYMDPEYVVTQELTEKSDIYSFGVLLLEIVTGRRAIQDHKNLVEWAKPYMESETRLLELVDPNVRESFDLDQLQTVISIVGWCTQREGRARPSIKQVLRLLYETSEPMHNEFLQAVEDEENQGNEQRGRRSKGKMFRNEGNFHSGDGRYLASSSSTSRSYCSRSFLLENGSPQSSPNIFSG comes from the exons ATGTTCCTCTACAGATTTCTCTCTTTGTTGGGATTGTTACATTTTCTTGGAATGCACTTACCTCTTCTAATGGCTG ATTGCCCTTTAGATTTTGCTGCTTCAAACTTTACACTGGCATCCACTTTATGCAATAACCAAGGTGAGCGGGGAAAATGTTGCCGCTACATTAATGCTAATATTGCAATTTCTGTTGCTCGTTTTGCTAATGCCACAAGCAACCTAGGGGTCCCTCTAAATACCTCTGCTATCTGCCTTCAAACCATATCTCAGACCTTGCAACTTTATGGAGTTCCACCAGTTGCAGCAGTTTTCTGTGGATTCGGGACAAAAATTCGTGTTAATTATGAATGCAAAGGTCGGACTAGTGTCATGCAGATGCTGCAATCTCCCAGATTTGTGGAGGTCACAAAATATTGCAAATTGCCACTTGGAAAGGAAAGTAGATGTAAGAAGTGCTTAAACGCCAGCATTGGTTATCTGCATCAGTTAGGAATTGATGATAATATTACATTGAGTACATGTCGTGATGCCAGTTTTGTTGCGCTAGCAAGCCAAATTGATAAGATGTATACCACTGATATTGCAAGTTGTTTCTTTGGCGTTCAAGGACTTCTCGGGCCTACTG AATCATCCCCATCATTACCTGCTCCTGAGGCTTCTCCAAGTCCGCTGGTTTCTGCTGATAGCCCAAGTCAACTATTGTTAGGTCTACCTTCTAAGGGAAAACACCATTCATATCACTTGACGTTAGTTCCATGTATTGCTATTGCTGTTACAGCTGTTGCTTTTGTGATGTTCATAGTCTTGATAGTTCTAATTCGGCAAAAAAGAAGAGAGCTAGATGAGCCTGATAATGTTGCTAAACCCCATTCGAAAACCTTACCACCTATGCCAACATGGAAATTTCAGGAAG GCTCTTCATCTATGTTTCGAAAGTTCAACTTCAAAGAGATAAAGAAGGCAACAGAGGGGTTTAGCACCGTCATTGGCCAAGGAGGCTTCGGAACAGTATATAAAGCTCATTTTAGTGATGGCCAAGTTGCAGCGGTAAAGCGGATGGACAGAGTCTCAGAACAGGGAGAGGATGACTTCTGCCGAGAAATTGAGCTTCTTGCTCGGCTGCACCATCGGCATCTTGTTGCGTTAAGAGGCTTTTGTATCAATAAACAAGAAAG GTTTCTGTTGTACGAGTACATGGGAAATGGAAGCTTAAAAGATCATCTCCATT CCCCTGGTAAAACACCGTTAAGTTGGCGAACTAGAATCCAAATTGTTATTGATGTGGCCAACGCCCTG GAATACCTTCATTTCTATTGTGATCCTCCTCTATGTCACAGAGATATCAAGGCTAGCAACACTTTACTGGACGAGAACTTTGTTGCTAAG ATAGCTGATTTTGGCCTTGCACAAGCTTCAAAAGATGGTTCGATATGCTTTGAGCCTGTAAATACCGAAATCTGGGGAACTCCgg GTTATATGGATCCAGAATATGTTGTTACTCAAGAGCTCACCGAGAAGAGCGATATATACAGTTTTGGGGTGTTACTACTGGAAATTGTGACAGGAAGAAGAGCTATTCAAGATCATAAGAATCTGGTCGAATGGGCCAAACCATACATGGAATCAGAAACTAGATTATTAGAGCTAGTAGATCCTAATGTGAGGGAATCTTTTGACTTGGATCAGCTTCAAACAGTAATCTCTATAGTAGGATGGTGCACACAAAGAGAAGGAAGGGCAAGGCCTTCAATAAAACAAGTACTTAGGCTTCTGTATGAGACATCAGAACCAATGCATAATGAGTTTCTACAAGCTGTTGAAGATGAGGAGAATCAGGGAAATGAGCAGAGAGGCCGAAGAAGCAAAGGGAAAATGTTTAGAAATGAAGGAAATTTTCACAGCGGGGATGGAAGATATCTTGCTTCGTCTTCGAGTACATCTCGGTCATATTGTAGTAGAAGCTTTTTACTAGAAAATGGGTCGCCACAGTCATCACCAAATATATTTTCAGGCTGA
- the LOC123907249 gene encoding probable receptor-like protein kinase At1g49730 isoform X2, whose amino-acid sequence MVLKSSTNWLGDTLVEALLIPVSMHGTHKAKVCNLIHDEDCPLDFAASNFTLASTLCNNQGERGKCCRYINANIAISVARFANATSNLGVPLNTSAICLQTISQTLQLYGVPPVAAVFCGFGTKIRVNYECKGRTSVMQMLQSPRFVEVTKYCKLPLGKESRCKKCLNASIGYLHQLGIDDNITLSTCRDASFVALASQIDKMYTTDIASCFFGVQGLLGPTESSPSLPAPEASPSPLVSADSPSQLLLGLPSKGKHHSYHLTLVPCIAIAVTAVAFVMFIVLIVLIRQKRRELDEPDNVAKPHSKTLPPMPTWKFQEGSSSMFRKFNFKEIKKATEGFSTVIGQGGFGTVYKAHFSDGQVAAVKRMDRVSEQGEDDFCREIELLARLHHRHLVALRGFCINKQERFLLYEYMGNGSLKDHLHSPGKTPLSWRTRIQIVIDVANALEYLHFYCDPPLCHRDIKASNTLLDENFVAKIADFGLAQASKDGSICFEPVNTEIWGTPGYMDPEYVVTQELTEKSDIYSFGVLLLEIVTGRRAIQDHKNLVEWAKPYMESETRLLELVDPNVRESFDLDQLQTVISIVGWCTQREGRARPSIKQVLRLLYETSEPMHNEFLQAVEDEENQGNEQRGRRSKGKMFRNEGNFHSGDGRYLASSSSTSRSYCSRSFLLENGSPQSSPNIFSG is encoded by the exons ATTGCCCTTTAGATTTTGCTGCTTCAAACTTTACACTGGCATCCACTTTATGCAATAACCAAGGTGAGCGGGGAAAATGTTGCCGCTACATTAATGCTAATATTGCAATTTCTGTTGCTCGTTTTGCTAATGCCACAAGCAACCTAGGGGTCCCTCTAAATACCTCTGCTATCTGCCTTCAAACCATATCTCAGACCTTGCAACTTTATGGAGTTCCACCAGTTGCAGCAGTTTTCTGTGGATTCGGGACAAAAATTCGTGTTAATTATGAATGCAAAGGTCGGACTAGTGTCATGCAGATGCTGCAATCTCCCAGATTTGTGGAGGTCACAAAATATTGCAAATTGCCACTTGGAAAGGAAAGTAGATGTAAGAAGTGCTTAAACGCCAGCATTGGTTATCTGCATCAGTTAGGAATTGATGATAATATTACATTGAGTACATGTCGTGATGCCAGTTTTGTTGCGCTAGCAAGCCAAATTGATAAGATGTATACCACTGATATTGCAAGTTGTTTCTTTGGCGTTCAAGGACTTCTCGGGCCTACTG AATCATCCCCATCATTACCTGCTCCTGAGGCTTCTCCAAGTCCGCTGGTTTCTGCTGATAGCCCAAGTCAACTATTGTTAGGTCTACCTTCTAAGGGAAAACACCATTCATATCACTTGACGTTAGTTCCATGTATTGCTATTGCTGTTACAGCTGTTGCTTTTGTGATGTTCATAGTCTTGATAGTTCTAATTCGGCAAAAAAGAAGAGAGCTAGATGAGCCTGATAATGTTGCTAAACCCCATTCGAAAACCTTACCACCTATGCCAACATGGAAATTTCAGGAAG GCTCTTCATCTATGTTTCGAAAGTTCAACTTCAAAGAGATAAAGAAGGCAACAGAGGGGTTTAGCACCGTCATTGGCCAAGGAGGCTTCGGAACAGTATATAAAGCTCATTTTAGTGATGGCCAAGTTGCAGCGGTAAAGCGGATGGACAGAGTCTCAGAACAGGGAGAGGATGACTTCTGCCGAGAAATTGAGCTTCTTGCTCGGCTGCACCATCGGCATCTTGTTGCGTTAAGAGGCTTTTGTATCAATAAACAAGAAAG GTTTCTGTTGTACGAGTACATGGGAAATGGAAGCTTAAAAGATCATCTCCATT CCCCTGGTAAAACACCGTTAAGTTGGCGAACTAGAATCCAAATTGTTATTGATGTGGCCAACGCCCTG GAATACCTTCATTTCTATTGTGATCCTCCTCTATGTCACAGAGATATCAAGGCTAGCAACACTTTACTGGACGAGAACTTTGTTGCTAAG ATAGCTGATTTTGGCCTTGCACAAGCTTCAAAAGATGGTTCGATATGCTTTGAGCCTGTAAATACCGAAATCTGGGGAACTCCgg GTTATATGGATCCAGAATATGTTGTTACTCAAGAGCTCACCGAGAAGAGCGATATATACAGTTTTGGGGTGTTACTACTGGAAATTGTGACAGGAAGAAGAGCTATTCAAGATCATAAGAATCTGGTCGAATGGGCCAAACCATACATGGAATCAGAAACTAGATTATTAGAGCTAGTAGATCCTAATGTGAGGGAATCTTTTGACTTGGATCAGCTTCAAACAGTAATCTCTATAGTAGGATGGTGCACACAAAGAGAAGGAAGGGCAAGGCCTTCAATAAAACAAGTACTTAGGCTTCTGTATGAGACATCAGAACCAATGCATAATGAGTTTCTACAAGCTGTTGAAGATGAGGAGAATCAGGGAAATGAGCAGAGAGGCCGAAGAAGCAAAGGGAAAATGTTTAGAAATGAAGGAAATTTTCACAGCGGGGATGGAAGATATCTTGCTTCGTCTTCGAGTACATCTCGGTCATATTGTAGTAGAAGCTTTTTACTAGAAAATGGGTCGCCACAGTCATCACCAAATATATTTTCAGGCTGA
- the LOC123907249 gene encoding probable receptor-like protein kinase At1g49730 isoform X1 has product MVLKSSTNWLGDTLVEALLIPVSMHGTHKAKVCNLIHDEDCPLDFAASNFTLASTLCNNQGERGKCCRYINANIAISVARFANATSNLGVPLNTSAICLQTISQTLQLYGVPPVAAVFCGFGTKIRVNYECKGRTSVMQMLQSPRFVEVTKYCKLPLGKESRCKKCLNASIGYLHQLGIDDNITLSTCRDASFVALASQIDKMYTTDIASCFFGVQGLLGPTVSESSPSLPAPEASPSPLVSADSPSQLLLGLPSKGKHHSYHLTLVPCIAIAVTAVAFVMFIVLIVLIRQKRRELDEPDNVAKPHSKTLPPMPTWKFQEGSSSMFRKFNFKEIKKATEGFSTVIGQGGFGTVYKAHFSDGQVAAVKRMDRVSEQGEDDFCREIELLARLHHRHLVALRGFCINKQERFLLYEYMGNGSLKDHLHSPGKTPLSWRTRIQIVIDVANALEYLHFYCDPPLCHRDIKASNTLLDENFVAKIADFGLAQASKDGSICFEPVNTEIWGTPGYMDPEYVVTQELTEKSDIYSFGVLLLEIVTGRRAIQDHKNLVEWAKPYMESETRLLELVDPNVRESFDLDQLQTVISIVGWCTQREGRARPSIKQVLRLLYETSEPMHNEFLQAVEDEENQGNEQRGRRSKGKMFRNEGNFHSGDGRYLASSSSTSRSYCSRSFLLENGSPQSSPNIFSG; this is encoded by the exons ATTGCCCTTTAGATTTTGCTGCTTCAAACTTTACACTGGCATCCACTTTATGCAATAACCAAGGTGAGCGGGGAAAATGTTGCCGCTACATTAATGCTAATATTGCAATTTCTGTTGCTCGTTTTGCTAATGCCACAAGCAACCTAGGGGTCCCTCTAAATACCTCTGCTATCTGCCTTCAAACCATATCTCAGACCTTGCAACTTTATGGAGTTCCACCAGTTGCAGCAGTTTTCTGTGGATTCGGGACAAAAATTCGTGTTAATTATGAATGCAAAGGTCGGACTAGTGTCATGCAGATGCTGCAATCTCCCAGATTTGTGGAGGTCACAAAATATTGCAAATTGCCACTTGGAAAGGAAAGTAGATGTAAGAAGTGCTTAAACGCCAGCATTGGTTATCTGCATCAGTTAGGAATTGATGATAATATTACATTGAGTACATGTCGTGATGCCAGTTTTGTTGCGCTAGCAAGCCAAATTGATAAGATGTATACCACTGATATTGCAAGTTGTTTCTTTGGCGTTCAAGGACTTCTCGGGCCTACTG TTTCAGAATCATCCCCATCATTACCTGCTCCTGAGGCTTCTCCAAGTCCGCTGGTTTCTGCTGATAGCCCAAGTCAACTATTGTTAGGTCTACCTTCTAAGGGAAAACACCATTCATATCACTTGACGTTAGTTCCATGTATTGCTATTGCTGTTACAGCTGTTGCTTTTGTGATGTTCATAGTCTTGATAGTTCTAATTCGGCAAAAAAGAAGAGAGCTAGATGAGCCTGATAATGTTGCTAAACCCCATTCGAAAACCTTACCACCTATGCCAACATGGAAATTTCAGGAAG GCTCTTCATCTATGTTTCGAAAGTTCAACTTCAAAGAGATAAAGAAGGCAACAGAGGGGTTTAGCACCGTCATTGGCCAAGGAGGCTTCGGAACAGTATATAAAGCTCATTTTAGTGATGGCCAAGTTGCAGCGGTAAAGCGGATGGACAGAGTCTCAGAACAGGGAGAGGATGACTTCTGCCGAGAAATTGAGCTTCTTGCTCGGCTGCACCATCGGCATCTTGTTGCGTTAAGAGGCTTTTGTATCAATAAACAAGAAAG GTTTCTGTTGTACGAGTACATGGGAAATGGAAGCTTAAAAGATCATCTCCATT CCCCTGGTAAAACACCGTTAAGTTGGCGAACTAGAATCCAAATTGTTATTGATGTGGCCAACGCCCTG GAATACCTTCATTTCTATTGTGATCCTCCTCTATGTCACAGAGATATCAAGGCTAGCAACACTTTACTGGACGAGAACTTTGTTGCTAAG ATAGCTGATTTTGGCCTTGCACAAGCTTCAAAAGATGGTTCGATATGCTTTGAGCCTGTAAATACCGAAATCTGGGGAACTCCgg GTTATATGGATCCAGAATATGTTGTTACTCAAGAGCTCACCGAGAAGAGCGATATATACAGTTTTGGGGTGTTACTACTGGAAATTGTGACAGGAAGAAGAGCTATTCAAGATCATAAGAATCTGGTCGAATGGGCCAAACCATACATGGAATCAGAAACTAGATTATTAGAGCTAGTAGATCCTAATGTGAGGGAATCTTTTGACTTGGATCAGCTTCAAACAGTAATCTCTATAGTAGGATGGTGCACACAAAGAGAAGGAAGGGCAAGGCCTTCAATAAAACAAGTACTTAGGCTTCTGTATGAGACATCAGAACCAATGCATAATGAGTTTCTACAAGCTGTTGAAGATGAGGAGAATCAGGGAAATGAGCAGAGAGGCCGAAGAAGCAAAGGGAAAATGTTTAGAAATGAAGGAAATTTTCACAGCGGGGATGGAAGATATCTTGCTTCGTCTTCGAGTACATCTCGGTCATATTGTAGTAGAAGCTTTTTACTAGAAAATGGGTCGCCACAGTCATCACCAAATATATTTTCAGGCTGA
- the LOC123907249 gene encoding probable receptor-like protein kinase At1g49730 isoform X4 has translation MFLYRFLSLLGLLHFLGMHLPLLMADCPLDFAASNFTLASTLCNNQGERGKCCRYINANIAISVARFANATSNLGVPLNTSAICLQTISQTLQLYGVPPVAAVFCGFGTKIRVNYECKGRTSVMQMLQSPRFVEVTKYCKLPLGKESRCKKCLNASIGYLHQLGIDDNITLSTCRDASFVALASQIDKMYTTDIASCFFGVQGLLGPTVSESSPSLPAPEASPSPLVSADSPSQLLLGLPSKGKHHSYHLTLVPCIAIAVTAVAFVMFIVLIVLIRQKRRELDEPDNVAKPHSKTLPPMPTWKFQEGSSSMFRKFNFKEIKKATEGFSTVIGQGGFGTVYKAHFSDGQVAAVKRMDRVSEQGEDDFCREIELLARLHHRHLVALRGFCINKQERFLLYEYMGNGSLKDHLHSPGKTPLSWRTRIQIVIDVANALEYLHFYCDPPLCHRDIKASNTLLDENFVAKIADFGLAQASKDGSICFEPVNTEIWGTPGYMDPEYVVTQELTEKSDIYSFGVLLLEIVTGRRAIQDHKNLVEWAKPYMESETRLLELVDPNVRESFDLDQLQTVISIVGWCTQREGRARPSIKQVLRLLYETSEPMHNEFLQAVEDEENQGNEQRGRRSKGKMFRNEGNFHSGDGRYLASSSSTSRSYCSRSFLLENGSPQSSPNIFSG, from the exons ATGTTCCTCTACAGATTTCTCTCTTTGTTGGGATTGTTACATTTTCTTGGAATGCACTTACCTCTTCTAATGGCTG ATTGCCCTTTAGATTTTGCTGCTTCAAACTTTACACTGGCATCCACTTTATGCAATAACCAAGGTGAGCGGGGAAAATGTTGCCGCTACATTAATGCTAATATTGCAATTTCTGTTGCTCGTTTTGCTAATGCCACAAGCAACCTAGGGGTCCCTCTAAATACCTCTGCTATCTGCCTTCAAACCATATCTCAGACCTTGCAACTTTATGGAGTTCCACCAGTTGCAGCAGTTTTCTGTGGATTCGGGACAAAAATTCGTGTTAATTATGAATGCAAAGGTCGGACTAGTGTCATGCAGATGCTGCAATCTCCCAGATTTGTGGAGGTCACAAAATATTGCAAATTGCCACTTGGAAAGGAAAGTAGATGTAAGAAGTGCTTAAACGCCAGCATTGGTTATCTGCATCAGTTAGGAATTGATGATAATATTACATTGAGTACATGTCGTGATGCCAGTTTTGTTGCGCTAGCAAGCCAAATTGATAAGATGTATACCACTGATATTGCAAGTTGTTTCTTTGGCGTTCAAGGACTTCTCGGGCCTACTG TTTCAGAATCATCCCCATCATTACCTGCTCCTGAGGCTTCTCCAAGTCCGCTGGTTTCTGCTGATAGCCCAAGTCAACTATTGTTAGGTCTACCTTCTAAGGGAAAACACCATTCATATCACTTGACGTTAGTTCCATGTATTGCTATTGCTGTTACAGCTGTTGCTTTTGTGATGTTCATAGTCTTGATAGTTCTAATTCGGCAAAAAAGAAGAGAGCTAGATGAGCCTGATAATGTTGCTAAACCCCATTCGAAAACCTTACCACCTATGCCAACATGGAAATTTCAGGAAG GCTCTTCATCTATGTTTCGAAAGTTCAACTTCAAAGAGATAAAGAAGGCAACAGAGGGGTTTAGCACCGTCATTGGCCAAGGAGGCTTCGGAACAGTATATAAAGCTCATTTTAGTGATGGCCAAGTTGCAGCGGTAAAGCGGATGGACAGAGTCTCAGAACAGGGAGAGGATGACTTCTGCCGAGAAATTGAGCTTCTTGCTCGGCTGCACCATCGGCATCTTGTTGCGTTAAGAGGCTTTTGTATCAATAAACAAGAAAG GTTTCTGTTGTACGAGTACATGGGAAATGGAAGCTTAAAAGATCATCTCCATT CCCCTGGTAAAACACCGTTAAGTTGGCGAACTAGAATCCAAATTGTTATTGATGTGGCCAACGCCCTG GAATACCTTCATTTCTATTGTGATCCTCCTCTATGTCACAGAGATATCAAGGCTAGCAACACTTTACTGGACGAGAACTTTGTTGCTAAG ATAGCTGATTTTGGCCTTGCACAAGCTTCAAAAGATGGTTCGATATGCTTTGAGCCTGTAAATACCGAAATCTGGGGAACTCCgg GTTATATGGATCCAGAATATGTTGTTACTCAAGAGCTCACCGAGAAGAGCGATATATACAGTTTTGGGGTGTTACTACTGGAAATTGTGACAGGAAGAAGAGCTATTCAAGATCATAAGAATCTGGTCGAATGGGCCAAACCATACATGGAATCAGAAACTAGATTATTAGAGCTAGTAGATCCTAATGTGAGGGAATCTTTTGACTTGGATCAGCTTCAAACAGTAATCTCTATAGTAGGATGGTGCACACAAAGAGAAGGAAGGGCAAGGCCTTCAATAAAACAAGTACTTAGGCTTCTGTATGAGACATCAGAACCAATGCATAATGAGTTTCTACAAGCTGTTGAAGATGAGGAGAATCAGGGAAATGAGCAGAGAGGCCGAAGAAGCAAAGGGAAAATGTTTAGAAATGAAGGAAATTTTCACAGCGGGGATGGAAGATATCTTGCTTCGTCTTCGAGTACATCTCGGTCATATTGTAGTAGAAGCTTTTTACTAGAAAATGGGTCGCCACAGTCATCACCAAATATATTTTCAGGCTGA